A window of Candidatus Methylomirabilis sp. contains these coding sequences:
- the nadA gene encoding quinolinate synthase NadA: MKTDSLVAETEVSALLDLEGEIERLKKNLHAVVLAHYYQESEIQDVADFVGDSLQLSQQAAKTSAEVIVFAGVHFMAETAKILNPSKQVLLPDLAAGCSLAEGCPAPLFERFRQKYPDHIVISYINCTAEIKAMSDIICTSSNAEKIINQIPKEQPILFAPDQNLGRYLIKKTGRNLVLWPGTCVVHETFSEKKLVQLMLHHSHAKVLAHPECEAGVLQHADYIGSTSGILNYVKQSADTEFIIATEPGIIHQMEKACPDKIFIPAPPDGDCACNQCPHMRLNSLEKLYLCMKRRAPEITLNEELRLLALRPIQRMLDMS; the protein is encoded by the coding sequence ATGAAAACCGATAGTCTTGTTGCAGAAACTGAAGTGAGCGCTCTGCTTGATCTTGAAGGAGAGATCGAGCGGCTGAAAAAAAATTTACATGCGGTGGTGCTGGCACACTATTACCAGGAGTCTGAAATTCAGGATGTCGCCGATTTCGTCGGCGATAGCCTGCAACTCTCCCAGCAGGCGGCAAAGACGAGCGCTGAGGTGATTGTCTTTGCCGGCGTCCACTTTATGGCGGAAACGGCGAAGATCCTGAATCCCTCGAAGCAGGTACTGCTCCCCGACCTGGCGGCCGGATGCTCACTGGCGGAGGGGTGCCCGGCGCCTCTCTTCGAACGCTTCCGGCAAAAATATCCGGACCACATCGTCATCAGCTACATCAATTGTACTGCTGAGATCAAGGCGATGAGTGACATCATCTGCACCTCAAGTAACGCAGAAAAGATCATCAACCAGATCCCAAAGGAGCAGCCGATTCTTTTTGCGCCCGATCAGAACCTGGGTCGCTATCTGATCAAAAAGACCGGCCGTAACCTGGTGCTATGGCCTGGCACCTGTGTGGTGCACGAGACGTTTTCTGAGAAGAAGCTCGTGCAGCTTATGCTGCACCATTCTCATGCTAAGGTGCTCGCGCATCCCGAATGCGAAGCCGGCGTACTGCAGCATGCCGACTATATCGGCTCGACGAGCGGAATCCTGAATTACGTGAAGCAAAGCGCGGACACCGAATTCATCATCGCAACCGAGCCCGGCATCATTCACCAGATGGAGAAGGCCTGCCCGGACAAAATATTTATTCCGGCCCCTCCGGATGGGGATTGCGCGTGCAACCAGTGCCCCCACATGCGACTCAATAGCCTAGAAAAGCTGTACCTATGCATGAAACGCCGTGCGCCGGAAATTACGCTGAATGAAGAACTGCGACTGCTTGCGTTACGGCCAATCCAGCGTATGCTGGATATGAGTTAG
- the nadC gene encoding carboxylating nicotinate-nucleotide diphosphorylase, with product MPLSLVRINRREALKRFLEEDIGQGDVTTLAIVPPDQKAIGHFVAKAPLVLAGIESAIEILTLLDEGVVIESRHRDGDALCEGDRAASVRGQARALLSGERVATNLLQRLCGIATLTRRFVEAVRGTQAKILDTRKTTPGLRAFEKYAVTVGGGINHRFGLDDAILIKDNHIRLAGGVRPAIETARQHESRRHRFEVEVTTLEELQEALRYDLDAVLLDNMNPDMVRQAVTCVRAHESGGKIIVEASGGMTLDNVRAFAEAGVDWISIGALTHTASAVDMSFKIHPT from the coding sequence ATGCCCCTATCCCTCGTCCGGATCAACCGCCGAGAAGCTCTCAAGAGGTTTCTTGAGGAAGACATCGGTCAGGGTGATGTGACGACCCTCGCGATTGTCCCGCCCGATCAAAAGGCCATCGGCCATTTTGTAGCCAAGGCGCCTCTCGTGCTGGCGGGGATCGAGTCGGCTATCGAGATCCTCACCCTTTTAGATGAAGGCGTAGTGATTGAGAGCCGGCATCGTGATGGTGATGCGCTGTGTGAAGGCGATCGGGCAGCGTCCGTTCGTGGTCAGGCCCGGGCGTTACTCAGCGGTGAGCGTGTGGCTACAAACCTGCTGCAGCGACTCTGCGGAATCGCCACGCTGACAAGACGGTTTGTTGAGGCTGTCCGCGGGACACAGGCGAAGATTCTCGACACTCGAAAAACCACGCCGGGGCTGCGGGCGTTTGAGAAGTACGCGGTGACCGTCGGCGGCGGGATCAATCACCGCTTTGGACTTGATGACGCGATCCTGATCAAGGACAACCACATCAGGCTGGCAGGCGGTGTTCGTCCAGCCATTGAAACAGCCAGGCAACATGAGAGCCGCCGGCATCGGTTTGAGGTCGAGGTCACCACGCTCGAAGAGTTGCAGGAGGCCCTCCGGTACGACCTTGACGCCGTTCTCCTCGATAACATGAACCCGGACATGGTTCGACAGGCGGTGACGTGCGTGCGCGCTCACGAGAGCGGCGGTAAGATCATCGTCGAAGCGTCAGGTGGAATGACCCTCGACAATGTTCGGGCATTCGCAGAGGCCGGTGTCGATTGGATCTCCATCGGGGCCTTGACGCATACCGCCTCAGCCGTTGACATGAGTTTCAAAATTCACCCCACGTAA